The proteins below come from a single Mesobacillus jeotgali genomic window:
- a CDS encoding sensor histidine kinase, protein MFELLITMLERLGIIVTIAFILTRFRFFRGLIYHDSLNRRQQYFAIVFFGFFGIIGTYSGMSFSTDTLRFDPWTADLASDEAIANSRVIGIVIAGLLGGYKVGIGAGLIAGLHRFTLGGFTALACGLAAIVAGIIAGRFQKKKNNVNLRTAFLVGAIAETVQMLIILLIAKPYEQAQTLVEIIGVPMIIANGLGSALFLMVIKNVVSEEEKTGAMLAQKTLRIADQTLAYLRKGINQDSARAVCQILHTEVQTSAVAITNQSEILAHIGLADDHHRSTSPIQTQITRDVLKSGKLVVANDETIHCREQNCPLGAAVIAPLKLRDETIGTLKFYFRSEKEITNVVIELISGLSNLLSNQLEIAEAEKAYQLAKEAEVKALQAQISPHFLFNTLNVITSLIRIDPAKARKLLVSLSHFLRQNLTATTVSMTTLEQELAHVKAYLAIEEARFVEKLKVTYDIEDDALPVKIPPLTLQPIVENAVKHGIKNMDHDCQIHIEIHKVDKSTLVMVRDNGQGMSKERINQLGKQIIDSETGSGIALFNVNRRLTMNFGESASLRIESEPGIGTKISFTIPQAEE, encoded by the coding sequence ATGTTTGAATTACTCATTACGATGCTGGAACGGCTTGGCATCATTGTGACGATTGCCTTCATTTTAACAAGGTTCCGCTTCTTCCGGGGGTTGATTTACCATGATTCCCTGAACAGGCGACAGCAATATTTTGCGATTGTATTCTTTGGTTTTTTCGGGATTATTGGTACATATTCAGGGATGAGCTTTTCAACCGATACGCTACGGTTCGACCCCTGGACTGCCGACCTGGCATCTGATGAAGCGATTGCCAATTCCCGGGTCATCGGAATCGTGATTGCCGGTTTGCTTGGCGGCTACAAGGTCGGTATTGGCGCCGGCCTAATCGCAGGTTTGCATCGTTTCACGCTCGGAGGCTTTACCGCTCTTGCCTGCGGACTCGCAGCAATAGTTGCCGGAATCATCGCAGGTCGTTTTCAAAAGAAGAAAAACAATGTCAACCTGAGGACCGCCTTCCTGGTCGGGGCGATTGCCGAAACGGTGCAAATGCTGATTATCCTTTTGATTGCGAAGCCTTATGAGCAAGCGCAAACACTCGTCGAAATTATCGGAGTTCCAATGATTATTGCAAATGGACTTGGGTCTGCCCTATTCTTAATGGTTATAAAGAATGTTGTATCGGAAGAAGAAAAGACTGGGGCGATGCTCGCACAAAAAACATTGCGGATCGCCGACCAGACGCTTGCCTACCTGCGCAAGGGCATTAATCAAGATTCAGCACGTGCTGTCTGCCAGATTTTACACACTGAAGTCCAAACCAGTGCAGTCGCAATCACAAACCAATCTGAAATCCTAGCCCATATCGGGCTTGCTGATGACCATCATCGCTCAACAAGTCCTATCCAGACGCAGATTACGAGGGATGTGCTGAAAAGCGGCAAGCTTGTCGTCGCCAACGATGAAACAATCCACTGCCGTGAGCAAAACTGCCCGCTTGGCGCTGCGGTGATTGCCCCATTAAAACTGCGCGACGAAACGATTGGCACGCTTAAGTTTTATTTTAGATCAGAAAAAGAAATCACCAATGTCGTCATTGAACTGATCTCCGGACTCAGCAATCTGCTTAGCAACCAGCTTGAAATTGCTGAAGCCGAAAAAGCCTATCAGCTTGCCAAGGAAGCGGAGGTAAAGGCACTGCAGGCACAAATCAGCCCTCATTTCCTTTTCAATACTTTGAATGTCATCACTTCGCTGATCAGGATTGACCCAGCAAAGGCGAGAAAGCTGTTAGTGTCTCTTTCCCACTTCCTGCGTCAGAACCTGACAGCAACGACGGTGTCGATGACAACTCTAGAACAGGAATTAGCCCATGTGAAAGCTTATCTAGCTATTGAAGAGGCTCGATTTGTAGAAAAATTGAAGGTTACCTATGATATTGAAGATGACGCTTTGCCTGTTAAAATCCCGCCGCTGACGCTGCAGCCAATCGTAGAAAATGCCGTAAAACATGGAATCAAGAATATGGATCATGACTGCCAAATCCATATAGAGATTCATAAAGTTGATAAAAGCACGCTAGTAATGGTGAGAGATAATGGACAGGGAATGAGCAAGGAACGGATTAATCAGTTAGGTAAACAAATAATTGATTCTGAAACAGGAAGCGGAATCGCGCTATTTAATGTAAATAGAAGACTAACAATGAATTTTGGGGAATCAGCCTCCTTGAGGATTGAAAGTGAGCCAGGAATAGGCACGAAGATTTCCTTTACAATTCCCCAAGCGGAGGAATGA
- a CDS encoding DUF4097 family beta strand repeat-containing protein, protein MKRILVIFLVITGAYIAWNYIFDGDGMNFARAKDSIKVTDQTDKIKIDVSSVQTEIVPEDTQDVRAELEGKGTVKVKRHGDEIEVSVKRKGFFWFNWFERDQTSLTVYIPEDYDKDMDIELGSGKIDFNGQSADKPMKLRNLALNIGSGSLTLENFDVENLESQSSSGEVEMNLIDAVTGSFDVSSGRVLVKNYSGKLDADVSSGKLEIQMGQLLDDVNLDVSSGYIGLDLPEDADFTLNGKISSGNISSNFQLKDKEQSDNRLSGKHRSGKFEIKADVSSGNININ, encoded by the coding sequence ATGAAACGGATTTTAGTTATTTTCCTGGTGATTACCGGGGCTTATATTGCCTGGAATTACATCTTTGATGGCGACGGAATGAACTTTGCCAGGGCGAAAGATTCGATTAAGGTAACTGATCAAACGGACAAAATCAAGATTGATGTTTCCAGTGTACAGACGGAAATTGTTCCTGAGGACACTCAAGATGTCCGCGCAGAATTAGAAGGAAAAGGTACGGTAAAAGTTAAGCGGCATGGTGATGAAATAGAGGTCTCTGTCAAACGGAAAGGCTTCTTCTGGTTCAACTGGTTTGAGAGGGATCAGACTTCCCTCACCGTTTATATCCCTGAAGACTACGATAAAGACATGGATATCGAGCTCGGCTCCGGGAAGATTGATTTTAACGGTCAGTCGGCCGACAAACCTATGAAGCTAAGAAATCTGGCACTCAATATTGGTTCAGGAAGCCTTACACTGGAAAACTTCGATGTTGAAAATCTTGAAAGCCAGAGTTCATCCGGAGAGGTGGAAATGAATCTCATTGATGCCGTGACCGGCTCATTTGATGTCAGCTCCGGCAGGGTCCTTGTCAAAAACTATTCTGGAAAGTTGGATGCAGATGTTTCCTCCGGTAAGCTAGAAATCCAGATGGGCCAGTTGCTGGATGATGTAAACCTGGACGTCAGCTCTGGTTATATCGGTTTGGATCTGCCTGAGGATGCCGACTTCACATTGAACGGAAAGATCAGCAGCGGAAACATATCAAGCAATTTTCAGCTTAAGGACAAAGAGCAGTCTGACAACCGCCTGAGCGGTAAACACCGAAGCGGAAAATTCGAAATCAAAGCTGATGTATCAAGCGGGAATATTAATATAAATTAA
- the pepT gene encoding peptidase T encodes MKNEIIERFTSYVKVDTQSNENSETTPSTEGQLTLANMLVEELKSIGMEEVSIDENGYVMATLPANTEKDVPTIGFLAHVDTATDFTGKNVNPQIVENFEGNQIILNDEQNIILSPADFPELPQYKGHTLITTDGTTLLGADNKAGIAEIMTAMAYLIKHPEIKHGRIRVAFTPDEEIGRGPHKFDVEAFNAKYAYTVDGGPLGELEYESFNAASAKVTFKGKNVHPGTAKGKMVNSAKIAMEFNSKLPAEEAPEHTEGYEGFFHLSSINGDVEETTLHYIIRDFDRDSFQARKDLVQKITNELRLTYGETRVELEMNDQYYNMKDKIEPVKEIVDIAYEAMENLGIKPIVKPIRGGTDGSQLSYMGLPTPNIFTGGENFHGRFEYISVDNMMKSVETIVEIAKLFEAKA; translated from the coding sequence CGAGGAGTTGAAATCAATCGGTATGGAGGAAGTCAGTATTGACGAAAATGGTTATGTGATGGCCACACTTCCTGCCAATACGGAAAAAGATGTACCTACAATCGGCTTTCTGGCTCATGTCGATACAGCAACTGATTTTACCGGCAAAAATGTTAATCCGCAGATTGTGGAAAACTTCGAGGGCAACCAGATTATCCTGAATGATGAACAGAATATCATCCTGTCGCCTGCTGATTTTCCAGAACTCCCTCAATATAAAGGACATACTCTGATCACCACTGACGGAACCACGCTGCTTGGTGCTGACAATAAAGCCGGAATCGCCGAAATCATGACAGCAATGGCTTATTTGATCAAGCACCCGGAAATCAAACATGGCAGGATCCGTGTCGCTTTCACGCCAGATGAGGAAATCGGAAGAGGACCTCATAAATTCGATGTCGAGGCGTTCAATGCAAAATACGCCTATACCGTCGATGGTGGTCCGCTTGGCGAGCTGGAGTATGAAAGCTTTAACGCAGCCAGCGCCAAGGTGACATTTAAAGGCAAGAACGTCCACCCTGGAACAGCAAAAGGAAAAATGGTGAACTCGGCCAAAATCGCCATGGAATTCAACAGCAAACTTCCAGCAGAAGAAGCGCCTGAGCATACGGAAGGATATGAAGGCTTCTTCCACCTCAGTTCGATCAATGGTGATGTGGAGGAAACGACGCTGCACTATATCATCCGTGATTTTGACCGAGACAGCTTCCAGGCACGAAAGGATTTGGTGCAGAAAATCACCAATGAATTAAGGCTGACTTATGGTGAAACCCGCGTTGAACTCGAAATGAATGACCAATATTATAATATGAAGGATAAAATCGAGCCGGTTAAAGAAATTGTCGACATCGCCTATGAAGCAATGGAAAACCTCGGCATCAAGCCGATCGTCAAACCGATCCGGGGTGGCACAGACGGTTCCCAGCTAAGCTATATGGGACTGCCGACACCGAATATTTTTACAGGCGGAGAGAATTTCCACGGAAGATTCGAATATATCTCTGTTGATAACATGATGAAATCAGTAGAAACAATTGTAGAAATTGCTAAACTTTTCGAAGCCAAAGCTTAA